One segment of bacterium DNA contains the following:
- a CDS encoding ABC transporter substrate-binding protein codes for MKRLRRRELLREGALRSAAAAVVVGSAPLAILGAPRRASAAVPREQTFVVADGTEPNSLEPAVGTGPFQAIMNAMYDGLVTWNNKGQVVPALATSWKASADGRSWTFGLRPGVRFHDGTPFNAEAVRATFDRIFDKSVPATRRGNYLLIKEVAAVDDRTVRFTTDPPNPDFPLLMADVSAKIISPAAVKQYGQDFGRHPVGTGPFKFEEWIPNDHVSAAANPDYWGPKPRVRRIVYRPIPEPAARVVVLKTGEADAVLNLPPADVPALRQTSGLYLRAEPSQTIAELETADTKPPFSDVRVRRALNIAIDKDAIIKGIMKGFARPLNSPGVPGLWGSFDFPPFHYDPERAKRMLAEAGYGSGMRVTVNLTSGRWAGDTQVVQAVQGYWANVGVQMTIREMAFADLLAFSSSDPDNRPGTATCLLKGSPYIDYHLYRMYDSAATNVPATQQRTGYANPKVDALIAAERRTFDPEKRLPILKEAQRLVWDDQPIVYLLQLVNIWGARNGTSGFTVLPTGEFVPGRLAR; via the coding sequence ATGAAGCGGTTGCGGCGTCGGGAGCTGTTGAGAGAGGGCGCGCTGCGGTCCGCGGCGGCCGCGGTCGTCGTGGGGTCGGCGCCGTTGGCGATTCTCGGGGCGCCCCGGCGCGCGTCGGCCGCGGTGCCGAGGGAGCAGACCTTCGTCGTCGCCGACGGCACCGAACCCAACAGCCTCGAGCCCGCGGTCGGCACCGGCCCGTTCCAGGCGATCATGAACGCGATGTACGACGGCTTGGTGACCTGGAACAACAAGGGGCAGGTCGTGCCGGCGCTCGCCACCTCGTGGAAGGCGAGCGCCGACGGCCGGAGCTGGACGTTTGGGCTGAGGCCCGGGGTCAGGTTTCATGACGGCACGCCCTTCAACGCCGAGGCGGTCCGCGCGACGTTCGACCGGATCTTCGACAAGAGCGTGCCCGCGACGCGCCGCGGCAACTACCTCCTGATCAAAGAAGTCGCCGCGGTCGACGACCGCACGGTCCGCTTCACAACGGACCCGCCGAATCCGGATTTTCCGCTCTTGATGGCGGACGTCTCGGCGAAGATCATCAGCCCCGCGGCCGTCAAGCAGTACGGCCAGGACTTCGGCCGCCACCCCGTGGGAACGGGGCCGTTCAAGTTCGAGGAGTGGATCCCGAACGATCACGTCTCGGCCGCGGCCAACCCGGACTACTGGGGCCCCAAGCCGCGCGTGCGCCGCATCGTCTACCGGCCGATTCCGGAGCCGGCCGCGCGGGTGGTGGTGTTGAAGACCGGCGAGGCCGACGCCGTGCTCAACCTGCCGCCGGCAGACGTGCCGGCGCTCCGGCAGACGTCGGGCCTTTACCTGCGCGCGGAACCGAGCCAGACGATCGCCGAGCTCGAGACGGCCGACACGAAACCGCCGTTCTCCGATGTGCGGGTGCGCCGGGCGCTCAACATCGCAATCGACAAGGACGCGATCATCAAGGGCATCATGAAGGGCTTCGCCCGGCCGCTCAACAGTCCGGGCGTGCCGGGGCTGTGGGGCAGCTTCGATTTTCCGCCGTTCCACTACGATCCCGAGCGCGCGAAGCGCATGCTTGCCGAGGCCGGCTACGGTTCCGGCATGCGCGTGACCGTGAATCTCACCAGCGGCCGGTGGGCCGGCGATACGCAGGTCGTGCAGGCCGTGCAGGGCTACTGGGCCAACGTCGGGGTGCAGATGACGATCCGCGAGATGGCGTTCGCCGATCTGCTGGCGTTCAGCTCCTCCGACCCGGACAACCGTCCCGGCACCGCGACCTGTCTGCTGAAGGGCAGCCCCTACATCGACTATCACCTCTACCGGATGTACGACTCCGCGGCCACGAACGTCCCCGCGACGCAGCAGCGGACGGGCTACGCCAACCCGAAGGTCGATGCGCTGATCGCGGCGGAGCGCCGCACGTTCGACCCGGAGAAGCGCCTGCCGATCCTCAAGGAGGCGCAGCGCCTGGTCTGGGACGACCAGCCGATCGTGTACCTGCTGCAGCTCGTCAACATCTGGGGCGCGCGGAACGGGACGTCGGGCTTCACCGTGCTGCCGACCGGTGAGTTCGTGCCGGGCCGGCTCGCGCGCTGA
- a CDS encoding thiamine pyrophosphate-binding protein yields MATNAEAIAAVLADAGIDHAFGLPGGEITVLIEACRRAGIRFYLTGHEASAAFMADVTGQITGRPGVCMATLGPGAMNLGLGVANALLDRSPVVAITADLSTAIAPHFPHQRLPLGRLFGAIAKASATVDGRGTGDLARRAIALAASAPPGPVHLALPSNLAPAAESAGAASDLALLHPGGTPSPGAAENSAPALAEARDLLGGAERPLIVVGLGCTPADAPALRAFADRTGWPFIVTPKAKGMLPEDGPGFLGVVGGMAIDGAVMETVEQADVLLGVGFDPVECDKDWYVRSRIVNLSRASTAEGAYRPVEPLGGIAESLAALGGVRPRRWSESVLAAARARIRPEPLAFPDPAGISPLAALRALRDAAPHDTVLTCDVGSHKYYCGQFWTSYEPQTFFMSNGLSGMGYGVPAAIAAKLELRGRPVLAVTGDGGLSMMLHNLTFLRQYEVAVTIVCFVDASLSLIRVGQRRRGFDPYGVDFPPPRFEEIARGFGIEGVRAESTDALRRAVAAALGSGRPAVITVPIDGREYNTYC; encoded by the coding sequence TTGGCTACGAACGCCGAGGCCATCGCCGCGGTGCTGGCGGACGCCGGCATCGACCACGCTTTCGGACTGCCGGGCGGCGAGATCACCGTGCTCATCGAGGCGTGCCGCCGCGCGGGCATCCGATTCTACCTCACGGGCCACGAGGCAAGCGCCGCGTTTATGGCGGATGTGACCGGCCAGATCACCGGACGCCCCGGCGTCTGCATGGCGACGCTCGGACCCGGCGCGATGAACCTCGGCCTCGGGGTCGCGAACGCGCTGCTCGACCGCTCGCCGGTCGTGGCGATCACCGCAGACCTCTCCACCGCGATCGCACCGCATTTCCCGCACCAGCGCCTTCCGCTCGGGCGGCTCTTCGGCGCCATCGCCAAGGCGAGCGCCACCGTGGACGGCCGGGGGACCGGCGACCTCGCGCGCCGCGCGATCGCCCTCGCCGCGAGCGCGCCTCCCGGCCCGGTGCACCTTGCGCTGCCGAGCAACCTCGCCCCGGCCGCGGAGTCCGCCGGCGCGGCCTCCGATCTCGCGCTCCTGCATCCGGGCGGTACGCCGTCTCCGGGCGCGGCCGAGAATTCGGCGCCGGCCCTCGCCGAAGCCCGGGACCTGCTCGGCGGCGCGGAGCGCCCGCTCATCGTGGTCGGCCTCGGCTGTACCCCGGCCGACGCGCCGGCGCTGCGCGCGTTTGCGGACCGTACGGGATGGCCCTTCATCGTGACGCCGAAAGCAAAAGGCATGTTACCCGAAGACGGGCCCGGGTTCCTCGGCGTGGTCGGCGGGATGGCGATCGACGGCGCCGTGATGGAGACGGTCGAGCAGGCCGATGTCCTGCTGGGCGTGGGCTTCGATCCCGTCGAGTGCGACAAGGACTGGTACGTCCGGAGCCGGATCGTGAACCTCTCGCGCGCTTCTACGGCCGAGGGCGCGTACCGGCCGGTCGAACCGCTCGGCGGCATCGCCGAGTCCCTCGCCGCCCTCGGCGGCGTTCGCCCCCGCCGCTGGTCCGAGTCCGTGCTGGCCGCCGCCCGCGCGCGGATTCGCCCCGAGCCGCTCGCCTTCCCGGACCCCGCGGGGATCAGCCCGCTCGCCGCGCTGCGCGCGCTGCGCGACGCCGCGCCGCACGACACGGTGCTCACGTGCGACGTGGGCTCGCACAAGTACTACTGCGGGCAGTTCTGGACGTCGTACGAGCCGCAGACGTTCTTCATGTCGAACGGACTCTCCGGCATGGGATACGGCGTACCGGCGGCGATCGCGGCCAAGCTGGAGCTCCGCGGGCGCCCCGTGCTCGCCGTGACCGGCGACGGCGGCCTCTCGATGATGCTGCACAACCTGACGTTCCTTCGTCAGTACGAGGTCGCGGTGACGATCGTCTGCTTCGTCGACGCGAGCCTCAGCCTGATCCGCGTCGGGCAGCGCCGCCGGGGCTTCGACCCGTACGGCGTCGATTTTCCGCCGCCCCGGTTCGAGGAGATCGCGCGCGGGTTCGGGATCGAGGGCGTGCGCGCCGAGTCCACGGATGCGCTGCGCCGCGCGGTCGCCGCGGCGTTGGGGTCCGGCCGCCCCGCGGTCATCACCGTGCCGATCGACGGCCGGGAATACAATACCTACTGCTGA
- a CDS encoding ABC transporter permease, with protein MLRHIAERLLWAVPVLLGVSLIVFGILKAIPGDAAAVMAGADATAADVQAIRVALGLDQPVYVQYARWLGRFVRFDLGRSAVTRRPVAYEIATRVGPTAELAAAAMAFAAAAGLTAGITSATHQHSAWDAAASVATALGISVPIFWLGLMLMMLFSVSLRWLPSTGAGTAAQLVLPALTLGAATAATVARQARAAMLDVLRQDYLRTALAKGVARGTLVLRHAFRNAVIPIVTVLGLQLGYLLAGTVLTETVFARPGLGRLVVDAIRTRDIAVVQATVMLFSVTFIAVNLAVDLLYAYLDPRIRFD; from the coding sequence ATGCTCCGCCACATCGCGGAGCGCCTGCTGTGGGCCGTCCCGGTCCTGCTCGGCGTTTCGCTCATCGTCTTCGGCATCCTGAAGGCGATTCCGGGTGACGCGGCGGCGGTGATGGCCGGCGCCGACGCGACGGCCGCGGACGTGCAGGCGATCCGCGTAGCACTCGGGTTGGATCAGCCCGTCTACGTGCAGTACGCCCGCTGGCTCGGGCGGTTCGTGCGGTTCGACCTCGGCCGTTCCGCCGTGACCCGGCGCCCGGTCGCCTACGAGATCGCAACACGCGTCGGCCCGACCGCCGAGCTTGCCGCGGCGGCGATGGCGTTCGCGGCCGCGGCCGGGCTCACCGCGGGCATCACGTCCGCCACCCACCAGCACTCCGCGTGGGACGCCGCCGCGTCCGTCGCGACCGCGCTCGGCATCTCGGTGCCGATCTTCTGGCTCGGCCTCATGCTGATGATGCTGTTCTCGGTGTCGCTGCGCTGGCTGCCGAGCACCGGCGCCGGCACGGCGGCCCAGCTGGTCCTGCCGGCGCTGACCCTCGGCGCGGCGACGGCGGCGACGGTCGCGCGCCAGGCCCGCGCCGCGATGCTGGACGTGCTGCGCCAGGACTACCTCCGCACGGCGCTGGCGAAGGGCGTCGCGCGCGGGACGCTCGTGCTGCGCCACGCGTTCCGCAACGCCGTCATCCCGATCGTCACCGTGCTCGGCCTGCAGCTCGGGTACCTGCTGGCCGGCACCGTGCTGACGGAGACCGTGTTCGCCCGCCCCGGCCTCGGCCGCCTTGTCGTGGACGCGATCCGCACCAGGGACATCGCGGTCGTGCAGGCTACCGTGATGTTGTTCTCCGTCACCTTCATCGCCGTCAACCTGGCCGTCGATCTGCTGTACGCCTACCTCGACCCGAGGATCCGCTTTGACTGA